A genomic stretch from Candidatus Methylomirabilota bacterium includes:
- a CDS encoding HAD family hydrolase, whose protein sequence is MSYRCVIFDLFETLADFNRDHLPLIHINGEPIHSTTAVVYPLFVERYSQVSLKTFYYAFRESFDEAARLREREEREVSAYERFHLFFQKLEIPVTPDVEPFLAALLEKHMACLAEVIYTPPEHCELLEWLRPKYQLGLISNFDHGPTARAILARAGINSLFDLILISDEVGYRKPHPAIFEAACQALRITPVEAIFIGDSPTVDIAGAKGVGMAAIWLNRTGECLDESIPRPEYTVRRLEEIKEILR, encoded by the coding sequence ATGAGTTACCGGTGCGTCATCTTCGATCTCTTCGAGACACTGGCGGACTTTAACCGGGATCACCTTCCCCTCATTCACATCAACGGAGAACCAATCCACTCGACCACCGCCGTGGTCTACCCCCTCTTCGTAGAACGGTACAGCCAAGTCTCTCTGAAGACCTTTTACTATGCCTTCCGGGAGAGCTTTGACGAGGCGGCCCGGCTTCGGGAACGGGAGGAGCGCGAGGTCTCAGCCTATGAGCGGTTCCACCTGTTCTTTCAGAAGCTTGAGATTCCGGTCACTCCGGACGTTGAGCCCTTCTTGGCCGCCCTCTTGGAAAAACATATGGCTTGTCTGGCCGAGGTGATCTACACTCCGCCAGAGCACTGCGAGCTGCTCGAGTGGCTGCGGCCCAAGTATCAACTTGGCCTCATCTCCAATTTCGATCACGGTCCGACTGCCCGCGCGATCTTGGCCCGTGCGGGGATCAACTCCCTCTTTGATCTGATCCTCATCTCCGACGAGGTAGGCTACCGGAAACCCCACCCGGCTATTTTTGAGGCCGCATGCCAGGCCCTCCGGATCACCCCGGTGGAGGCGATCTTCATCGGGGATAGCCCCACCGTCGATATTGCAGGAGCAAAAGGGGTCGGCATGGCAGCCATCTGGCTGAATCGCACGGGAGAATGCCTCGACGAGTCCATCCCGCGCCCGGAATACACCGTGAGACGTTTGGAAGAGATCAAGGAGATCTTGAGGTAA
- a CDS encoding methyltransferase domain-containing protein, translating to MDRPQQLRDGVRRAYSAAAVRPQDEHPFPMGRRFAESVGYPQDLLTRLPSASVDAFSGVSSVAVFADIPVGATVLDLGCGAGLDSLIAARRTGPQGKTIGVDFSDAMLARARQAAAQVGIDNVEYNQADAEKLPIEGGSIDIALVNGIFNLNPARCEIFHELARVVRQGGAVYTAELILREPLPPEIRDSEANWFA from the coding sequence ATGGACAGGCCACAGCAACTCCGGGATGGCGTTCGGCGGGCCTATTCTGCGGCTGCGGTAAGACCGCAGGATGAACATCCGTTTCCAATGGGGCGGCGTTTCGCGGAAAGCGTAGGCTACCCGCAGGATCTACTTACCCGTTTGCCATCCGCTTCTGTTGATGCTTTTTCCGGGGTGTCGAGTGTGGCCGTCTTTGCGGATATCCCGGTGGGTGCCACTGTCCTCGACCTGGGGTGCGGGGCAGGGCTCGATTCTTTGATTGCTGCGCGGCGGACAGGTCCGCAGGGAAAGACCATCGGTGTTGACTTCAGTGATGCCATGCTCGCGCGTGCCCGCCAAGCGGCAGCACAAGTTGGGATCGACAACGTGGAATACAACCAAGCCGATGCAGAGAAGCTACCCATTGAAGGTGGCTCGATTGATATTGCCTTGGTGAATGGCATCTTTAACCTGAATCCGGCGAGGTGTGAAATTTTCCACGAACTTGCACGAGTCGTGCGACAGGGTGGAGCTGTCTACACGGCCGAACTCATATTGCGTGAACCGCTTCCTCCAGAGATTCGGGACAGCGAGGCGAACTGGTTTGCCTGA